AAGGAACGGTTTATGTGGAATTCCTGATTACAAAAACAGGGAAGGTGACCAATGTGCAAATAGTAAAGGGCGTGGAGGGAGCGCCCGAACTTGCGGAAGAAGCAGTTCGCGTGGTAGAGCAAATGCCCGACTGGAAACCGGCATTGGAAAAAGGGAAACCGGTTGCCGCCAAAATGACGCTGCCGGTGCGTTTCAAATTGCAAGGCCCTTCACCCGCTGGGAAGTAAGTAGCAGCACAATGATAAATTCAATTTGTAAATGTGTAAAGTAGTAATCTTTTTTACTGTGCTGCTGTTTTGTATTAACAAAGATGTTCAGCATACAGAAGATTTATCAAACACCGAATCGAAAGGGTTGCTGTGGAAAGAAAAAACCAGCAACGGCCGTATAACCGATACCTGAAAATACTGTGCAAGCTTTGTGTGCTTTATTTTCACCGTAATGTGTGTCGATGGTGTACAACATATATATTAATTACTGAAAATATTACTGATTTAATCTATCTTTATCGCGTACATAATTAACCCTGTTTATCAATGAAAAAAGTACAATTATTCCTCAATATAATTTTACTGATAAATTCCACTTCACTGTTTGCAAATAACAGGAAAGACGATGATGATCTTTGCTGGAATGGCGAAAAGGAAAATGGACAAAAAACTGGCGAGTGGATAGCCACTGATTGCAAGACCGGAATTAAAAAAATATCAACGTTTTATTTGGCGGGCAAAAAAGATGGCACAGAAACACATTATCAGCAAAACGGTAAACCTCAGTCAATATATACCTATTCAAAAGGCAAAATAAATGGACTGGTTGTACATTTCACTCCTTTGAATGCGGATACGCTGGGTGTAATTAATTATGTAAATAATGTGCCGGAAGGTGAATGGCGTTTGTTTAACTGGAAAAAAAAACAGATTGCAACTATTACTATCAAAAAGGGTAAGATAGAAACCTCATCGCCATTAATGAAATTTACAAATATTAAACCGCCTCCCTCCGATTACAGACGTTACTTTAATGATTCACAGAAATATATTGGAATATATTATATGAATCAACAAGCTTTTGCTGATTTCAATAAAACCAAAAATTCTGGTGATAGTGTTCAGGTTTATTCAACAAATGAAGCGAAAGATTCCGGTGCTGAATTACCAGTATTCCGAGGTGGACAAAGTGAAATGATGGCGTTGATTCAAAATAATCTAGTATATCCACTTTCGGCACGGGAAACCGGAAGACAAGGGACAATTTACATTAGTTTTATTATCAATGAAGATGGAAGTATTTCCAATGAAGAGGTAATCAGTACCAGCAGTGCATTGGAAAAAAAGGCACCTGATCTCGCCGGTGAATCATTGCGCATTGTTAGTTTGTTTCCTCCATTTACACCGGCGGTTTTAAACGGGAAGCCAATTAAAGTGAAAATGATATTGCCTATAAGATATGTATTAAAATAACGCGACAAGAGATTCTGGCCGATTTTGCTTCACTCCGCATGCACGGCAAGCAGCGGCACATGGCTTTTGTAGGCCATTTCCGTAGTATGCGATTCGTTGAGCAGGCGGTCGAGCCAATTGTGTTTGCGCGGCATCATCACTACCCAGCCAGCCTGTTCGGAAGCTACAAAAGCGTTTAACGCAATTGCAAAATCTTCGCTGCTGAGTGTGTGCCAGCTATGGGGTACACTGCCGAGTTTTAGCTCGAGTTTGAGTTTTTCTGCGGCTTCACCGGCGTGTTCGGCTTGTTCGGGACTATCTGTAATGTGCAGCAGCAACAGGTGCGAGTTGAACAATCGGCGAAGTTCAAGAAGAGGCTGCAGTACATTGGTATTGGATAGGTAGCCCAAATCGCAAGCCACAGCAATTTTATCGGGCACCAAAAACTGTTGCTCGGCATCCACGCTCAGCACCGGACAATTCAACTTGTGCATGAGCATGGTGGTTACACTGCCCATGAGACGGCGTTGTACAAAGCCGCCGCCCTGCATACCGGCCACCACAAGTCCGGCCTTTTCCGCTTCGGCCACACCGGCAATTTCATCTACCGCCATGCCGCAGCGCACAAT
This genomic window from Bacteroidota bacterium contains:
- a CDS encoding energy transducer TonB, with protein sequence MKKVQLFLNIILLINSTSLFANNRKDDDDLCWNGEKENGQKTGEWIATDCKTGIKKISTFYLAGKKDGTETHYQQNGKPQSIYTYSKGKINGLVVHFTPLNADTLGVINYVNNVPEGEWRLFNWKKKQIATITIKKGKIETSSPLMKFTNIKPPPSDYRRYFNDSQKYIGIYYMNQQAFADFNKTKNSGDSVQVYSTNEAKDSGAELPVFRGGQSEMMALIQNNLVYPLSARETGRQGTIYISFIINEDGSISNEEVISTSSALEKKAPDLAGESLRIVSLFPPFTPAVLNGKPIKVKMILPIRYVLK
- a CDS encoding universal stress protein; translation: MKTILAPTDFSPAAAAAINYAAELSYRTGSRLVLMHVFHIPIPTSEFPVAMPSVDELEEGYKKRLEQEANRLQGKYHNALNVSVIVRCGMAVDEIAGVAEAEKAGLVVAGMQGGGFVQRRLMGSVTTMLMHKLNCPVLSVDAEQQFLVPDKIAVACDLGYLSNTNVLQPLLELRRLFNSHLLLLHITDSPEQAEHAGEAAEKLKLELKLGSVPHSWHTLSSEDFAIALNAFVASEQAGWVVMMPRKHNWLDRLLNESHTTEMAYKSHVPLLAVHAE